A genomic region of Dactylococcopsis salina PCC 8305 contains the following coding sequences:
- the chlP gene encoding geranylgeranyl reductase — MLRVAVVGSGPAGSSAAEVLAKAGIETYLFERKLDNAKPCGGAIPLCMVSEFDLPPEIIDRRVRKMKMISPSNVAVDINLENEEEYIGMCRREVLDGFLRNRAAELGANLINGTVHRLELPQASNESYTLHYADHSDGSAVGTAKTLQVDLVIGADGANSRVAKAIEAGDYNYAIAFQERIRIPEEKMGYYEELAEMYVGDDVSPDFYAWVFPKYDHVAVGTGTMKVNKAKIKDLQAGIRARAAERITGGEIIKVEAHPIPEHPRPHRVRDRVALVGDAAGTVTKSSGEGIYFAAKSARMCAETIVETSKNGQRIPTEDDLKLYIKRWDKRYGMTYLVLDLLQRVFYRSDASREAFVEMCSDKDVQRLTFDSYLYKTVAPGNPWVQMKITAKTVGSLLRGHALAP, encoded by the coding sequence GTGTTAAGGGTTGCTGTTGTCGGATCAGGACCGGCGGGTTCTTCTGCGGCGGAGGTATTAGCCAAAGCGGGAATTGAAACCTATCTATTTGAACGGAAACTAGATAATGCAAAACCTTGTGGTGGTGCAATTCCTCTCTGCATGGTTAGCGAGTTTGACCTCCCGCCAGAAATTATCGATCGGCGCGTGAGAAAAATGAAAATGATCTCGCCATCTAATGTCGCCGTTGATATTAATTTAGAAAACGAAGAAGAATATATCGGAATGTGCCGTCGGGAAGTCCTAGACGGCTTTTTAAGAAATCGAGCCGCCGAACTGGGCGCGAATTTAATCAATGGGACTGTGCATCGCTTGGAATTACCCCAAGCAAGTAATGAATCCTATACACTCCATTACGCAGATCATTCTGATGGCAGTGCTGTGGGAACAGCAAAAACCCTACAAGTGGATTTAGTCATCGGTGCTGATGGGGCAAACTCACGGGTTGCCAAAGCGATCGAAGCGGGAGATTACAACTACGCGATCGCCTTCCAAGAGCGGATTCGGATTCCCGAAGAAAAAATGGGTTACTACGAAGAATTGGCGGAAATGTATGTCGGTGACGATGTTTCCCCAGACTTCTATGCTTGGGTATTCCCGAAATATGACCACGTGGCAGTAGGAACTGGCACAATGAAGGTCAATAAAGCAAAAATTAAAGACCTCCAAGCTGGCATCCGCGCTCGCGCTGCCGAACGGATTACAGGTGGAGAGATCATTAAAGTGGAAGCGCATCCTATCCCTGAACATCCTCGTCCCCATCGGGTTCGCGATCGGGTGGCTCTCGTGGGAGACGCAGCCGGAACCGTGACTAAATCCTCTGGAGAAGGCATTTATTTCGCGGCTAAATCGGCTCGGATGTGTGCCGAAACCATTGTCGAAACTTCCAAAAATGGACAGCGTATCCCCACCGAAGATGACCTCAAACTTTACATCAAACGTTGGGATAAACGCTATGGCATGACTTACCTGGTGTTAGACTTACTCCAACGAGTTTTCTATCGGTCTGATGCCAGTCGGGAAGCGTTCGTGGAAATGTGTTCCGATAAAGATGTCCAGCGTCTGACTTTTGATAGCTATCTTTATAAAACCGTCGCCCCTGGTAATCCTTGGGTACAAATGAAGATTACCGCGAAAACGGTCGGTAGTCTCCTCAGAGGACACGCTCTCGCCCCCTAG